In Alosa sapidissima isolate fAloSap1 chromosome 4, fAloSap1.pri, whole genome shotgun sequence, the following are encoded in one genomic region:
- the LOC121707408 gene encoding cyclin-L2-like isoform X2 — translation MPSLEHTMAAGDMRLPGEGLLIKDKLYSGVMLTLENCLLPAEQLSQTPSAEHGLSGETEEQLRISGCERIQAAGILLRLPQVAMATGQILFQRFYYCKSFVRHCAETVAMACVHLASKIEEEPRRVRDVLNVFHFLKESRGGKGYYPMPLDGSYINMKSQVIKAERRLLKELGFCVHVKHPHKIIVMYLQVLECEKNSELVQMAWNYMNDSLRTDVFLRFRAETVACACIYLSTRCLQIPLPDEPPWFLLFGAREEDLRDICGRILHLYTLPSVPLSTLLKQVEETRQALDALSSKGKPSMAMSAAATPNLEPFSSFSPASKAASPADGRPNHQTSLNQVALKNACRKLANGDEQERLSRSEERRETKSISPPRRRRSRSVASPHHSLSPQRHKKVSHRERDGEKDRWRDRDRDKDRSREKSREREREKDRERDRQRNHRRERERGEREGPRKEVRSSHRR, via the exons ATGCCCTCCCTTGAGCACACAATGGCGGCGGGAGATATGAGGCTGCCCGGGGAGGGGTTACTAATTAAGGACAAATTGTATTCCGGAGTAATGCTCACACTAGAGAATTGTCTTTTACCAGCGGAGCAATTAAGTCAAACCCCGTCGGCTGAGCACGGGCTGTCGGGGGAGACGGAGGAGCAGTTACGAATCAGTGGCTGCGAAAGGATACAGGCCGCAGGGATACTACTTCGACTTCCACAG GTTGCCATGGCCACTGGGCAGATACTATTCCAGAGGTTTTACTACTGCAAGTCATTTGTACGGCACTGTGCAGAG ACTGTTGCCATGGCGTGTGTGCACCTGGCCTCGAAGATTGAAGAAGAGCCAAGGAGGGTCCGTGATGTGCTGAATGTGTTCCACTTCCTGAAAGAGAGTAGAGGAGGCAA AGGGTACTACCCCATGCCCTTGGATGGCAGTTACATCAACATGAAGAGTCAGGTGATCAAAGCGGAGAGAAGACTGCTGAAGGAGCTGGGCTTCTGTGTGCATGTCAAACACCCACACAAG ATCATTGTGATGTACCTGCAAGTTTTAGAATGTGAAAAGAATTCAGAACTAGTTCAGATGGCGTG GAACTACATGAATGACAGTTTGAGGACAGACGTGTTTCTGAGGTTCAGAGCCGAGACTGTGGCCTGTGCCTGCATCTACCTGTCCACCAGATGCCTACAG ATCCCTCTACCAGATGAGCCCCCATGGTTCCTTTTATTTGGGGCGAGGGAGGAGGACTTACGGGATATCTGTGGAAGGATTCTGCACCTGTACACCCTCCCGAGTGTCCCTCTATCCACCCTCCTGAAGCAGGTAGAGGAGACGCGTCAGGCCCTGGATGCCCTCAGCAGCAAGGGGAAGCCCAGCATGGCGATGTCTGCTGCTGCCACCCCCAACTTGGAGCCATTCAGTAGCTTCTCCCCTGCCTCCAAAGCCG CTTCCCCTGCGGATGGTCGGCCCAATCACCAGACTTCTCTCAACCAAGTGGCCCTGAAAAATGCCTGTCGGAAACTAGCCAACGGAGATGA GCAAGAGCGACTTAGTCGCagtgaagagagaagagaaaccaAAAGCATTTCTCCCCCGAGACGCAG GCGCAGTCGCAGTGTTGCCTCCCcccatcactcactctctccacagcgtCACAAAAAAGTCTCTCacagagaaagggatggagagaaggaccggtggagggatagagacagagatAAAGACCGGAGTAGGGAGAAGAgtagggagagggaaagagagaaggacagagagagagaccgacagAGGAATCaccgaagagagagagaaagaggggagagagaaggacccAGGAAGGAAGTGCGTTCGTCACACAGAAGATGA
- the LOC121707408 gene encoding cyclin-L2-like isoform X1 gives MPSLEHTMAAGDMRLPGEGLLIKDKLYSGVMLTLENCLLPAEQLSQTPSAEHGLSGETEEQLRISGCERIQAAGILLRLPQVAMATGQILFQRFYYCKSFVRHCAETVAMACVHLASKIEEEPRRVRDVLNVFHFLKESRGGNRGYYPMPLDGSYINMKSQVIKAERRLLKELGFCVHVKHPHKIIVMYLQVLECEKNSELVQMAWNYMNDSLRTDVFLRFRAETVACACIYLSTRCLQIPLPDEPPWFLLFGAREEDLRDICGRILHLYTLPSVPLSTLLKQVEETRQALDALSSKGKPSMAMSAAATPNLEPFSSFSPASKAASPADGRPNHQTSLNQVALKNACRKLANGDEQERLSRSEERRETKSISPPRRRRSRSVASPHHSLSPQRHKKVSHRERDGEKDRWRDRDRDKDRSREKSREREREKDRERDRQRNHRRERERGEREGPRKEVRSSHRR, from the exons ATGCCCTCCCTTGAGCACACAATGGCGGCGGGAGATATGAGGCTGCCCGGGGAGGGGTTACTAATTAAGGACAAATTGTATTCCGGAGTAATGCTCACACTAGAGAATTGTCTTTTACCAGCGGAGCAATTAAGTCAAACCCCGTCGGCTGAGCACGGGCTGTCGGGGGAGACGGAGGAGCAGTTACGAATCAGTGGCTGCGAAAGGATACAGGCCGCAGGGATACTACTTCGACTTCCACAG GTTGCCATGGCCACTGGGCAGATACTATTCCAGAGGTTTTACTACTGCAAGTCATTTGTACGGCACTGTGCAGAG ACTGTTGCCATGGCGTGTGTGCACCTGGCCTCGAAGATTGAAGAAGAGCCAAGGAGGGTCCGTGATGTGCTGAATGTGTTCCACTTCCTGAAAGAGAGTAGAGGAGGCAA TAGAGGGTACTACCCCATGCCCTTGGATGGCAGTTACATCAACATGAAGAGTCAGGTGATCAAAGCGGAGAGAAGACTGCTGAAGGAGCTGGGCTTCTGTGTGCATGTCAAACACCCACACAAG ATCATTGTGATGTACCTGCAAGTTTTAGAATGTGAAAAGAATTCAGAACTAGTTCAGATGGCGTG GAACTACATGAATGACAGTTTGAGGACAGACGTGTTTCTGAGGTTCAGAGCCGAGACTGTGGCCTGTGCCTGCATCTACCTGTCCACCAGATGCCTACAG ATCCCTCTACCAGATGAGCCCCCATGGTTCCTTTTATTTGGGGCGAGGGAGGAGGACTTACGGGATATCTGTGGAAGGATTCTGCACCTGTACACCCTCCCGAGTGTCCCTCTATCCACCCTCCTGAAGCAGGTAGAGGAGACGCGTCAGGCCCTGGATGCCCTCAGCAGCAAGGGGAAGCCCAGCATGGCGATGTCTGCTGCTGCCACCCCCAACTTGGAGCCATTCAGTAGCTTCTCCCCTGCCTCCAAAGCCG CTTCCCCTGCGGATGGTCGGCCCAATCACCAGACTTCTCTCAACCAAGTGGCCCTGAAAAATGCCTGTCGGAAACTAGCCAACGGAGATGA GCAAGAGCGACTTAGTCGCagtgaagagagaagagaaaccaAAAGCATTTCTCCCCCGAGACGCAG GCGCAGTCGCAGTGTTGCCTCCCcccatcactcactctctccacagcgtCACAAAAAAGTCTCTCacagagaaagggatggagagaaggaccggtggagggatagagacagagatAAAGACCGGAGTAGGGAGAAGAgtagggagagggaaagagagaaggacagagagagagaccgacagAGGAATCaccgaagagagagagaaagaggggagagagaaggacccAGGAAGGAAGTGCGTTCGTCACACAGAAGATGA
- the LOC121707408 gene encoding cyclin-L1-like isoform X3 — MPSLEHTMAAGDMRLPGEGLLIKDKLYSGVMLTLENCLLPAEQLSQTPSAEHGLSGETEEQLRISGCERIQAAGILLRLPQVAMATGQILFQRFYYCKSFVRHCAETVAMACVHLASKIEEEPRRVRDVLNVFHFLKESRGGNRGYYPMPLDGSYINMKSQVIKAERRLLKELGFCVHVKHPHKIIVMYLQVLECEKNSELVQMAWNYMNDSLRTDVFLRFRAETVACACIYLSTRCLQIPLPDEPPWFLLFGAREEDLRDICGRILHLYTLPSVPLSTLLKQVEETRQALDALSSKGKPSMAMSAAATPNLEPFSSFSPASKAASPADGRPNHQTSLNQVALKNACRKLANGDERSRSVASPHHSLSPQRHKKVSHRERDGEKDRWRDRDRDKDRSREKSREREREKDRERDRQRNHRRERERGEREGPRKEVRSSHRR, encoded by the exons ATGCCCTCCCTTGAGCACACAATGGCGGCGGGAGATATGAGGCTGCCCGGGGAGGGGTTACTAATTAAGGACAAATTGTATTCCGGAGTAATGCTCACACTAGAGAATTGTCTTTTACCAGCGGAGCAATTAAGTCAAACCCCGTCGGCTGAGCACGGGCTGTCGGGGGAGACGGAGGAGCAGTTACGAATCAGTGGCTGCGAAAGGATACAGGCCGCAGGGATACTACTTCGACTTCCACAG GTTGCCATGGCCACTGGGCAGATACTATTCCAGAGGTTTTACTACTGCAAGTCATTTGTACGGCACTGTGCAGAG ACTGTTGCCATGGCGTGTGTGCACCTGGCCTCGAAGATTGAAGAAGAGCCAAGGAGGGTCCGTGATGTGCTGAATGTGTTCCACTTCCTGAAAGAGAGTAGAGGAGGCAA TAGAGGGTACTACCCCATGCCCTTGGATGGCAGTTACATCAACATGAAGAGTCAGGTGATCAAAGCGGAGAGAAGACTGCTGAAGGAGCTGGGCTTCTGTGTGCATGTCAAACACCCACACAAG ATCATTGTGATGTACCTGCAAGTTTTAGAATGTGAAAAGAATTCAGAACTAGTTCAGATGGCGTG GAACTACATGAATGACAGTTTGAGGACAGACGTGTTTCTGAGGTTCAGAGCCGAGACTGTGGCCTGTGCCTGCATCTACCTGTCCACCAGATGCCTACAG ATCCCTCTACCAGATGAGCCCCCATGGTTCCTTTTATTTGGGGCGAGGGAGGAGGACTTACGGGATATCTGTGGAAGGATTCTGCACCTGTACACCCTCCCGAGTGTCCCTCTATCCACCCTCCTGAAGCAGGTAGAGGAGACGCGTCAGGCCCTGGATGCCCTCAGCAGCAAGGGGAAGCCCAGCATGGCGATGTCTGCTGCTGCCACCCCCAACTTGGAGCCATTCAGTAGCTTCTCCCCTGCCTCCAAAGCCG CTTCCCCTGCGGATGGTCGGCCCAATCACCAGACTTCTCTCAACCAAGTGGCCCTGAAAAATGCCTGTCGGAAACTAGCCAACGGAGATGA GCGCAGTCGCAGTGTTGCCTCCCcccatcactcactctctccacagcgtCACAAAAAAGTCTCTCacagagaaagggatggagagaaggaccggtggagggatagagacagagatAAAGACCGGAGTAGGGAGAAGAgtagggagagggaaagagagaaggacagagagagagaccgacagAGGAATCaccgaagagagagagaaagaggggagagagaaggacccAGGAAGGAAGTGCGTTCGTCACACAGAAGATGA
- the LOC121707655 gene encoding von Willebrand factor A domain-containing protein 1-like translates to MRWTTIALLIAGVFLRPSETQDTVPVTVFNCCEGDIVIVLDASSSVAAYEFTHMVHFLSDLLRPFQLGRGHVRVGLLQVGTEPRIEFVLDGHTAQSGLQWAIRNTQQLQGDTNTVEALRLAQRLLGVRPGDKRRDGPPKVLLWLTDGVEPGPVEEPMGELRRAGVAVLAVSTGSSNYQVLRRTVSPPVEDHLHFVDVDDISIITEDLRDAIIEIIRADRLQVRDVTSRSAILQWRPVLTAHTGTYELNYGPSADGVPTGGHVRGPGTSTSSNQWSYVRQTLPGDRSTWQLTNLRPGTTYTASLRPESNQQLLKTLSVSFTTLSDVPEILSPTTVSISESGPDNVRVSWGPLQPSRVRRYQVEYAVLPSGVVRTVTLQSHENSTLLTQLQPDSQYLVTVTALHFNGQERTMSVKACTQEVLPPLEDLQLRPMGRNSVQVEWRGRTGGPQGYWVSWDGARPSSSRSPSSSSSLYLPSSSVSTFLTNLAPNSRVCVSPVYKTARGQGLCCTHKHSDFWQ, encoded by the exons ATGCGCTGGACAACGATAGCCCTCCTGATCGCTGGAGTTTTCCTTCGGCCCTCAGAAACGCAAGACACCGTACCTGTCACAG TGTTTAACTGCTGCGAGGGGGACATTGTCATCGTCCTGGATGCCTCGAGCAGCGTGGCCGCCTATGAATTCACCCACATGGTCCACTTCCTGTCCGACCTGCTCCGACCCTTCCAGCTGGGCCGCGGCCACGTCCGGGTGGGGCTCCTGCAGGTGGGCACCGAGCCTCGGATTGAGTTCGTCCTGGACGGCCACACGGCCCAGAGCGGGCTGCAGTGGGCGATACGCAACACCCAGCAGCTCCAGGGCGACACCAACACGGTCGAGGCCCTGCGTCTGGCCCAGAGGCTGCTGGGAGTCCGTCCCGGGGACAAGAGAAGGGACGGCCCCCCCAAGGTGCTCCTGTGGCTGACGGACGGGGTGGAGCCAGGGCCGGTGGAAGAGCCAATGGGAGAGCTCCGGCGAGCAGGCGTGGCAGTTCTGGCGGTCTCCACGGGTTCAAGCAACTACCAGGTGCTCCGTCGCACAGTGTCTCCACCTGTGGAAGACCACTTGCACTTTGTGGACGTAGATGACATTAGCATCATCACAGAGGACCTCAGAGATGCCATCATTG AGATCATCCGTGCAGATCGACTCCAGGTGCGTGATGTTACTTCCAGGAGTGCCATCCTGCAGTGGAGGCCTGTTTTGACTGCACACACTGGGACCTACGAGCTGAACTACGGGCCCTCGGCCGACGGAGTACCGACGGGAGGGCATGTCAGGGGCCCAGGGACCAGCACCAGCTCCAACCAGTGGTCGTACGTCAGACAGACCCTGCCGGGAGACCGCAGTACGTGGCAGCTGACCAATCTGAGGCCGGGTACCACTTACACGGCATCGCTCAGACCTGAGTCCAACCAGCAGCTGCTCAAAACTCTCAGTGTGAGCTTCACCACACTATCAG ATGTTCCAGAAATTCTAAGTCCAACCACGGTCTCTATTTCTGAGTCGGGCCCAGACAACGTGCGTGTGAGCTGGGGCCCGCTGCAGCCCAGTCGGGTTCGGCGGTACCAGGTGGAGTATGCGGTACTACCCTCTGGAGTGGTACGAACAGTCACCCTCCAGAGTCACGAAAACTCCACCTTGCTGACCCAACTGCAGCCAGATTCGCAGTACCTGGTCACAGTCACCGCGCTGCACTTCAACGGCCAGGAGAGGACGATGTCGGTCAAAGCCTGCACTCAGGAGG TGCTGCCACCTCTGGAGGACCTGCAGCTGAGGCCCATGGGCCGGAACTCTGTGCAGGTGGAGTGGAGAGGTCGCACAGGTGGACCACAGGGCTACTGGGTGAGCTGGGACGGGGCCAGACCTTCGTCCTCCCGCTcgccatcctcatcctcatccctcTACCTGCCGTCTAGCTCCGTGTCTACCTTCCTCACCAACCTGGCGCCTAACAGCCGGGTGTGTGTGTCGCCTGTGTACAAGACAGCACGGGGACAAGGCCTGTGttgtacacacaaacattcag ACTTTTGGCAGTAG